From the genome of Burkholderia cepacia ATCC 25416:
GCGCCCGTGCACGGCACGTTCACCGATGTCCGGATCGATCCGTATCGCGTGCGCGTGAAGGAGGGCGATGGCGAGCACGACGTGCTCACGCCGGATGAAACGCTGGCGCTGTTCGCGCATCCGTCGCTGGCATCGCGGCTCGCGCGGCATCTCGTGAAGGTGAGCGCGACCGATCCGAAGCAGCCGTCCGCGGACGACATCACGATCGCACTCGGCGTCGGCGGCCTGACGAAGTCGGTCGCGCGCGCGAGTTTCACGTCGAGCGCGCCGCACGATGCGGACGTCGATCAGGCACTGGCATCGGGTACGTGGTCGATCCGTTTTGACGCACTGAGCAATCACATTCCGGTGTGGGTCGCGCAGCGCGAGCTGTTCCTGTTCGGTCTCGACGGCAGTGCGCTGCTGAAAGACGTGCGCGAGCGCGGTTTCCGCAAGAGCGACCGGATCGAATTCGGCGCGCGCGACGGCAACGGTTATCTGCGCGTGAACGGCCGCGAGGAGGCATTCGCGGGGGCGACCGCGTCCGCGCATGCGTTCATGCAGGAAAGCTTCATCGGCCTGATCCTCGGATGGCGTCGCGATCCGGCCGCCGCCGCGGCATCCGCGACGAAATCCGCGTCCGCACGGGGCGTGCCGGCATGACCGCGGCAGGTGAACTGCCCGCGTCGCCGCCGGCGGCGCTCGATGGGCGCTTCGACTGTCTCGATGCGCCCGCGCCGCGCGGTGCGGCGCGGGTGCGTGCGTACCTCGTCGATCGCATCAAGCGGGCGGCGATCCGGCAGCTTCATCGCAGCACGCATGGCGAGCGCTGGGTGCTGCGCATGTACCTGATCGGCGAGGAAGCGACCGAGTGCGCGTTGCACGAGGACTGGACCGGCCAGCCGCCGGACTGGCTCGCGCCGCGGATCGAGCAGCATCTCGCGGACGAGCGTCGCCATGCGGCCGCGTTCGCCGATGCGCTGCGCGCACGCGGCGTCGCGCCGTCGACCGCGCCGCACGAGCCGGACTGGCTGAGCCGGCGCAAGATCATGCGGTGGCGCCGGCTCGCGCGGCGCCATGCGCCGCATTTCGCGCAAGGCGTGCTCGTGCCGGCCTATGCGACGGGGCTGTGCGCGGAACAGATGGCGATGCGCGTGCTCGCGCGCCACTGCGCGACGATCGGCGTTGCCCATCCGCTGTATCCGCTGCTCTCGCGCGTGCTCGCGGACGAGACGCGGCACGTCCGGCTCTGCGCGGACACGCTGCGCCGTCTCGTCGCGCCGTCCGAGGTTGCGCGGCTCGCCGCGTTGCTGGACGAGATCCGCGCGATCGAAGCCGGTTTCGGCGTGACGGGCGCGCTGGCGATGTACGCGGCCGGCTGGCTCCAGTCGCTTCGTCCGCGCGCATGATGCCGCGGATCGTCTATCTCGCGACGGCCGACGCGCGCGGCCACCTGATGCGCGCACAACTGCTCGTGCATGCGTTGCGCTCGGCCGGCGCGCAGGTCGACGTGCTGACGACGTCCGATGCGGGGCAGGCGTTCCTGGCCGCGTTCGACATCGACGCAGCCGTGCTGTCCCGTCACTACGCGGTGCAGTTCGACGAGCGGCAGAACATGCTGCGCGATGCGACCGATCGCAATGTCGCGCATTACGTGTTCCGGCCGACGCGCATGCTGCGCGACATCGCGCGGCTGCGTGCGATCGGTCGCGATGCCGATCTCGTGATCAACGACTCGTTCCATCCGGCGCTGCTGTTCATGGGCGCGATGCCGAGCTGGCGGCACCGCGTCGTGCACGTGTACGGCGGCAGCCTGCGCCGCGCGTTGACCGCGAATTTCGATGCGCGGCTGCCGCGTGTGCTGGCGCGCGCTTTCGCACGGATCGTCGACTGGCAGATCGATTCGGCGCGGTGCTGCATCGAACACGATTTCGCATACGATGCCGCCGACGAAGTCCGGCGGGCCCACGCGCATTGCCGGCTGCCGACTCCGGTGCCGATCGTCGCCGAACGGCCGGCCTCGGAGCCGGCCGCCGCAGCCGTCTATCTGAATCCGCACTTCCGCGATATCGCGCTCGCCGATGCGTTGTCGGCCGGCATGCGCGACGCGGGGCTCGCCGCACACCGTGTGGGCGAGGGCTATGCGGGGCACGACGGCTGGACCGGCGTCGACGCCGACTGGGTGACGCGGGCCGCCCACGCACCGCTGATCGTGTCGGCCCCCGGCATGGCCGCACTGTCGATCGCACGCGTGTATCGCCGCCCGATCCTGCTCGTGCAGTCCGACCAGCCCGAGCAGGCGAGCAACGCCGCACGCGCCGCACGCCTGCAACTCATGCACCGCGTTGTCACATGGCGCGGCGATGCGGCCGCGTTCCGGCGGGAAGTCGGGCAGGCCGCGGCCGAGCTGATGCGCGATCCCGGTACGCAGGCTGGAACGATCGCCGGCCGCGAGCATGCGCGTGCGCGCGTGGATGCGTGGACGTCGCGCCTCCTCGCGCTGCGTCCGTGTGCGCAGGTGGCCGATGCGGATACGCGATGCGAGGCGCCGGCGCCACGATGAATTCGCTGTCGTTTCGTGACGATCGCCGGCCCGATATCCGGCAGATGCTGGCCGCGACGTTCGGCATGGCAGCCGGCCTCGCGATCTTCTTTCTGCTGGAGCGCGGCGTCACGCCGCGCCATGTGTTCGCCACGGCGATCGATGCACGGATTCCGTTCATCGCATGGTCGTGGTTCGTCTATGTCGGCTTCTTTCCGTTCGTGATTGCGCTTGCCGGGTATGCCCGGCCGCCCGCGTTCGCCGCGTTCAAGGAAGCGGTGCTGATCGCGTTCGTGCTCGGTGTCGTGTGTTTTCTGCTGTTTCCGGAAGCCGTGCCGAGACCCGACGTCGCGGAGATCGGCAACGCGTTCGTACGCCACCGCCTCGCGCGCATGTGGCAGCTCGATCTCGCGGCCAACGGCTTTCCGAGCCTGCACGTCGCGGTGACGTGTCTGGCCTGCCGGATGCTGGCGGACCAGCGGCGGCTCGTGACCGTGACGGTCGGCCTGCTGATCTGCACGTCGACGCTGACGCTCAAGCAGCATACGGTCGCCGATGTACTGGGCGGCGTGGCGCTCGCGATGGTCAGTGCGCGGTGGGTCGAGCGGCGTTCGCTGCGCAGGAGGCTCGCCTGATGGATACCCGTGTTCACCCGGCCGGGCCGAATGCCGAGCTGGCGCGGTTCGTGCCCGATCCCGCGTTGTTTCGCGTGAGCGCGGCGCGTGTCGGTGCGGCGCTGGCGGGCGACTGGCTGTTGATTGCCGCTGCGTTCGCCGTTGCGATCGCGTTTGCGCATCCGCTCGTGTACGCGTTGGCCGCGGTCGTGATCGCGCGCAGCCAGCTGGCGCTCGCGGTCATGATGCACGAAGGCGCGCACGGGTTGCTGGCGCGGAACCGGCGCGTCAACGACGCGCTGGGCCAGCTGTTCGCGGCCGGCCCGCTGTGGCTGTCGCTGCGTACGTATCGTGCAGGCCATCTGAAGCACCATCGCGCGCCGATGCAGCCGGACGATCCCGTCGCGCTGCTGTTCGGCGTGCACGACTATCCGGTGACGCGCGGGCGCCTGATCGGTCGCCTGTTCGCGTACGCATGCGGGATCGGTTACGTGACGAGTGTCGTGAAGCTCGCACGCGGCGAGTTCGCCCATGCGTTGCCGAAGGTCGGGAAGTCGCGCGCGTATGCCGCGTGGGAGGTCGTGTCGATGCTCGCAGGCAACGGTGTGCTGCTCGGTGCGCTCGCGTGGGCCGGACATCCGCTGCTGTACGTCACGTTGTGGATCGTGCCGTCCGTCACGCTGCTGCCGCTCGCCGGGCAGGTGCGCGCGATCTTCGAGCACGCGGGGCTGCCGGCAGGTGCCGACCAGAGCCGCAACGCGCGCACGATCGCCCGGCGTTCGTGGCAGACGTTCCTGTTCGGCCCGCACGCGATTCATTTTCATATCGAGCATCACCTGTTCACGCGGATGCCGTTCCATCACCTGCCGGCCGTGCATCGGCAGCTCGTGCAGCGGCAGTTGCTGCCTGACGGCAATCTGTACGCGGGATATGGTGCGGTGCTGCGCGACGTCAGCGTGCGTTGACGCGTGGACGGGACGGGAATCATGAGCGGATCGATACCGGGAACATGATGGTCGACAAGCCTGCGAGGTTCAATTGCGTGGCGCTGGCGATCGGCGCGATCCTGGCGGTGTGGGGGTGCGGAAACGATCGACGAACGGGGCTCGCGGTTATCGGATCGTCCGTTGCCGTGCAGGGGACGGTCGTCCGGTTGACGCACGACGCGCATCACCCGTTGATCGAGTTCGTGACGAAACGCGGCGAACGCGTATCGTTTCCGGGAAGCTTCGTGACGATGGCGTTCGGTGACACGGTGCCGGTGCGCTACGACCCGGCCAGGCCGCAAGCCAGCGCAACAGTCGACACGTTCACGAACATGTGGCTCGAGTCGATCATCTCGATCGCGTTCACGATGGCTTTCTTTGCGCCGGCTTGAAGGGAAAGTCGCTTCTGCCGAAGCCGGGGGGAGGGCGCTGGGTAGTGCGGCAGGCATCGCGGAGATGCCTGCCATCGACACGGATGCGACAGACGCAAAAAAGCCTCCGCTTGGGAGGCTTTATTTGCACTATCAAAGATAGTTGGTAGGGTGGGAGGGACTCGAACCCTCGACTCTCTGATTAAAAGTCAGATACTCTAACCAACTGAGTTACCACCCCACGTTCTTGAAACCTGTCGGTTCGTTGCTTGAACAACTTGGGCAACGACCCAAAGAGCAAAAGATTATAGCGACGGGGTGTCAGGCTGTCAACAACCCGCAGCGATAATTATTTGATCGTTTCAAGCTTGCCTTGCGCCGTCTGTGCAGCATTCGACCCGGCGTACTGCGAAACGACCTGCTCGAACGTCTTCTTCGCGGCCGCCTTCTGGCCTTGCTCGAGCTGGTTCGTGCCGATCGCCACGAGGGCATCGGCCGCGCGCGGGTGCTGTGGGAACTTGCTGACGATCCCTTGCCACGTTGCAGTCGAACCGCGGTAGTCGCGCAGTGCGTATTGCGCATTGCCGTACCAGTACTGCGCGGTCGGCTGGTAGGGGCTCTGCGGATACTTCGCGATGAACGCGCGGAACGAAGCCGCGGCCGCCTTGAAGTTGCCGTTGCGGAACTGCTGTTGCGCCGCATTGAGCGCATCCGTTTCACCCGGCTGCACGGTGCCTTCGACACCATCGATCGTCGCCTGCTGCGGCTCGAACTTCTTGAGCCGCGTGTCGAGATCCTGGTAGTACTCCTTCTGCTGCCGTTCGAGCGTCGTCAGCCGGTTCGTCAGATCCTCGTTCTCGCCGCGCAGCGTCGCGACCTGCTGGTTCAGCTGGTCGAGACGGCCGGATTGATCGAGGATCGTACGCTGGGCGGCCGACAACTGGCTGGCCAGGTTGTCGGTCTTGGTGCGCAGATCGAGCACGGCGCGGCGCGCTTCGTTGTCGTCGAACACGCCGGCGTGCGCCGGCGCGACCGACCACGCCGCGCCCGCGACGCAGAATGCTGCGGCAACGCGCAGCAGGGATACACGGTGCGTCATACGGCGATTCTTCCGTTACTTACTGTTGGTAGACGAGGTCGGCGCGACGGTTCTGCGCCCACGATGCTTCGTCGTGACCCGTTGCCTGCGGCTTTTCCTTGCCGAGGCTCACGGCTTCCATCTGCGAATCGTTCACGCCGAGCAGTGCCATCGCACGGCGGACGGCTTCCGCACGCTTCTGGCCCAGCGCGAGGTTGTACTCGCTCGTGCCGCGTTCGTCGGTGTTGCCCTGGATCAGCACGTGGCGCTGCGGGTGGCTCTTCAGGTACTGGGCGTGCTGCTGCATCAGCGACTGGTAGTCGTCCTTCACCGAATAGCTGTCGAAGTCGAAGTAGATGCTGCGCTTCGCGAGCGGGCTGTTCGGGTCGTTCAGCGGATCGACGTTCACTTGCGCGACGTTGTCGGCGCTCGGCTGCGTGCTGACCGCACCCGCGTTGTTGGCCTTGTCGTCGAGCTTCACGCCCGACTTGCACGCTGCGAGCGCGCTGATCATCATCACGGCCAGGGCCAGACGAGCTTTATTCGACATCATGGTTACTCTCCTTGTGGTCATTGCATGAAGGGCCCCCACGACG
Proteins encoded in this window:
- the ybgF gene encoding tol-pal system protein YbgF gives rise to the protein MTHRVSLLRVAAAFCVAGAAWSVAPAHAGVFDDNEARRAVLDLRTKTDNLASQLSAAQRTILDQSGRLDQLNQQVATLRGENEDLTNRLTTLERQQKEYYQDLDTRLKKFEPQQATIDGVEGTVQPGETDALNAAQQQFRNGNFKAAAASFRAFIAKYPQSPYQPTAQYWYGNAQYALRDYRGSTATWQGIVSKFPQHPRAADALVAIGTNQLEQGQKAAAKKTFEQVVSQYAGSNAAQTAQGKLETIK
- a CDS encoding fatty acid desaturase family protein, giving the protein MDTRVHPAGPNAELARFVPDPALFRVSAARVGAALAGDWLLIAAAFAVAIAFAHPLVYALAAVVIARSQLALAVMMHEGAHGLLARNRRVNDALGQLFAAGPLWLSLRTYRAGHLKHHRAPMQPDDPVALLFGVHDYPVTRGRLIGRLFAYACGIGYVTSVVKLARGEFAHALPKVGKSRAYAAWEVVSMLAGNGVLLGALAWAGHPLLYVTLWIVPSVTLLPLAGQVRAIFEHAGLPAGADQSRNARTIARRSWQTFLFGPHAIHFHIEHHLFTRMPFHHLPAVHRQLVQRQLLPDGNLYAGYGAVLRDVSVR
- the pal gene encoding peptidoglycan-associated lipoprotein Pal; the encoded protein is MMSNKARLALAVMMISALAACKSGVKLDDKANNAGAVSTQPSADNVAQVNVDPLNDPNSPLAKRSIYFDFDSYSVKDDYQSLMQQHAQYLKSHPQRHVLIQGNTDERGTSEYNLALGQKRAEAVRRAMALLGVNDSQMEAVSLGKEKPQATGHDEASWAQNRRADLVYQQ
- a CDS encoding phosphatase PAP2 family protein; its protein translation is MNSLSFRDDRRPDIRQMLAATFGMAAGLAIFFLLERGVTPRHVFATAIDARIPFIAWSWFVYVGFFPFVIALAGYARPPAFAAFKEAVLIAFVLGVVCFLLFPEAVPRPDVAEIGNAFVRHRLARMWQLDLAANGFPSLHVAVTCLACRMLADQRRLVTVTVGLLICTSTLTLKQHTVADVLGGVALAMVSARWVERRSLRRRLA
- a CDS encoding DUF3592 domain-containing protein, which produces MMVDKPARFNCVALAIGAILAVWGCGNDRRTGLAVIGSSVAVQGTVVRLTHDAHHPLIEFVTKRGERVSFPGSFVTMAFGDTVPVRYDPARPQASATVDTFTNMWLESIISIAFTMAFFAPA